From Lasioglossum baleicum chromosome 2, iyLasBale1, whole genome shotgun sequence, a single genomic window includes:
- the Cpsf6 gene encoding cleavage and polyadenylation specificity factor subunit 6 isoform X10 has translation MADGDIDLYADDLEQDFAQDEFAGDGVDLYDDVIAAPAGGNGGVSTGNSGDGGGDTTSPNEETNGSAPYHQLGNNIQPNQIGRRHQLYVGNLTWWTSDQDITDAVQSIGVSDFVEVKFFENRANGQSKGFCVISLGSEQSMRICMERLPKKELHGQNPVVTLPTKQALNQFESQCKTRPAPAPQQSQSQRSHNPHQHQPPMPPHQQHPQHPQHPHHSQQNHGPRMMMGPPQGVRPQRMPPPGMGPPGPGGPGQQGPPRIHGPPMGPGPGPHHPLPGHPNQGPPPPGYQQGPWNGPRPNGPPGPPRGPSGGPPQQGPPGPGPGQHRPPGMSCTRDLSEASYHMPQQFHGGPPGPPGQGPPRGPPGHPGGPPGDPRGAQPRPEWNRPPGMHHGPQGPPGFPQHQHMQGPQPGQGPPQRGPPPGSMGGMLPGPGGPPPGHGGPPQGPPQGPPAPHVNPAFFPQGPPHQHPGQHPPGPPGPPHGPPHGPPHGPPHGPPHGPPHGQPHGPPHVPPHGYGPPATQPPYGAPGPDHRPEGPPPLTEQEFEEIMTRNRTVSSSAIGRAVSDAAAGEYASAIETLVTAISLIKQSKVAADDRCKILISSLQDTLRGVETKSYGSARRERSRSRDRERSHRRRRERSRSRDREYRERSRDRDRERDRERDRERERDRDRDRERYYSEAYPRERSRSRERDRERERDREYRERSREESTTRQSARPRVKEEPPETPPVSSSKASSSTNKEEYKLLKKRKKE, from the exons ATGGCGGACGGTGACATTGATTTGTACGCCGACGATCTCGAGCAAGATTTCGCGCAG GATGAGTTTGCTGGCGACGGCGTTGATTTGTACGATGACGTGATAGCAGCTCCTGCAGGCGGAAATGGTGGTGTCTCTACAGGTAACAGTGGAGACGGCGGAGGAGATACTACATCGCCGAACGAAGAAACAAATGGCAGTGCTCCGTATCACCAACTTGGGAATAACATTCAGCCAAATCAAATTGGAAGACGTCATCAATTATATGTTGGAAACTTAACTTGG TGGACAAGTGATCAAGACATCACAGATGCAGTACAAAGTATTGGCGTGTCTGATTTCGTGGAAGTGAAATTCTTCGAGAATCGGGCGAACGGACAATCCAAAGGATTCTGCGTGATATCTCTGGGTTCGGAACAAAGCATGAGGATATGCATGGAAAGACTGCCCAAGAAAGAGTTGCACGGACAGAACCCAGTAGTAACGTTACCTACCAAACAAGCGCTGAACCAA TTCGAGTCTCAATGCAAAACACGTCCAGCTCCGGCACCTCAGCAAAGTCAAAGTCAGCGATCGCATAATCCACATCAGCATCAGCCACCGATGCCACCTCATCAACAGCATCCACAGCATCCTCAACACCCTCATCATTCGCAACAAAATCACGGCCCCAGGATGATGATGGGTCCTCCGCAAGGTGTGAGACCGCAAAGAATGCCACCTCCAGGTATGGGTCCTCCAGGTCCTGGTGGACCTGGTCAACAAGGTCCACCGCGCATACATGGTCCACCAATGGGTCCTGGACCTGGACCGCATCATCCCCTGCCTGGTCATCCTAATCAAGGTCCACCGCCTCCTGGATATCAACAAGGACCATGGAATGGTCCTAGACCCAACGGTCCACCTGGACCACCTAGAGGTCCGAGTGGTGGTCCGCCACAGCAAGGACCTCCTGGACCAGGTCCTGGCCAACATAGACCACCAGGAATG AGTTGCACTAGAGACCTTTCAGAAGCCAGTTACCATATGCCACAG CAATTTCACGGTGGTCCACCTGGTCCACCTGGTCAAGGACCTCCACGTGGCCCACCTGGACATCCTGGTGGACCTCCAGGTGATCCGAGAGGTGCCCAGCCACGCCCCGAATGGAATCGACCACCAG GGATGCATCACGGGCCTCAGGGACCACCAGGTTTCCCTCAACATCAACATATGCAAGGCCCGCAACCTGGTCAAGGCCCACCACAGAGAGGACCTCCTCCAGGTTCGATGGGTG GAATGTTGCCAGGTCCAGGAGGACCACCGCCGGGACACGGAGGACCGCCTCAAGGTCCTCCACAAGGACCTCCGGCGCCGCACGTTAATCCTGCGTTCTTCCCGCAAGGACCACCTCATCAGCATCCAGGACAGCATCCTCCAGGCCCTCCTGGTCCACCTCACGGACCTCCGCATGGTCCACCGCATGGCCCACCTCATGGTCCCCCTCATGGACCTCCTCACGGTCAGCCTCATGGTCCACCTCACGTACCACCTCACGGTTACGGGCCACCTGCGACACAA CCACCTTACGGTGCGCCAGGACCCGATCATCGTCCTGAAGGACCACCACCGCTTACGGAACAAGAGTTCGAGGAAATAATGACCAGAAACAGAACAGTATCCTCGTCTGCGATTGGTCGAGCAGTGTCAGACGCCGCTGCGGGAGAATATGCGAGCGCCATCGAGACTCTGGTCACTGCTATCTCATTGATAAAACAGTCCAAGGTCGCTGCCGATGACAGATGCAAGATTCTGATCAGCTCTCTGCAAGATACACTACGCGGCGTTGAAACCAAGAGCTACGGGTCTGCGCGAAGAG AACGGTCTCGTTCTCGCGATAGAGAGCGCAGTCACAGAAGGAGACGCGAGAGATCGAGAAGCCGTGACAGGGAATACAGAGAGAGAAGCAGAGATAGGGACAGGGAACGGGACAGAGAGCGTGATCGCGAGAGGGAAAGGGATCGTGATCGTGACAGGGAACGTTATTACAGCGAAGCATATCCACGGGAACGATCACGAAGCAGGGAGAGGGATCGTGAACGCGAAAGAGATCGCGAGTATAGAGAGCGAAGCAGAGAAGAAAG
- the Cpsf6 gene encoding cleavage and polyadenylation specificity factor subunit 6 isoform X7, with product MADGDIDLYADDLEQDFAQDEFAGDGVDLYDDVIAAPAGGNGGVSTGNSGDGGGDTTSPNEETNGSAPYHQLGNNIQPNQIGRRHQLYVGNLTWWTSDQDITDAVQSIGVSDFVEVKFFENRANGQSKGFCVISLGSEQSMRICMERLPKKELHGQNPVVTLPTKQALNQFESQCKTRPAPAPQQSQSQRSHNPHQHQPPMPPHQQHPQHPQHPHHSQQNHGPRMMMGPPQGVRPQRMPPPGMGPPGPGGPGQQGPPRIHGPPMGPGPGPHHPLPGHPNQGPPPPGYQQGPWNGPRPNGPPGPPRGPSGGPPQQGPPGPGPGQHRPPGMSCTRDLSEASYHMPQQFHGGPPGPPGQGPPRGPPGHPGGPPGDPRGAQPRPEWNRPPGMHHGPQGPPGFPQHQHMQGPQPGQGPPQRGPPPGSMGGMLPGPGGPPPGHGGPPQGPPQGPPAPHVNPAFFPQGPPHQHPGQHPPGPPGPPHGPPHGPPHGPPHGPPHGPPHGQPHGPPHVPPHGYGPPATQPPYGAPGPDHRPEGPPPLTEQEFEEIMTRNRTVSSSAIGRAVSDAAAGEYASAIETLVTAISLIKQSKVAADDRCKILISSLQDTLRGVETKSYGSARRERSRSRDRERSHRRRRERSRSRDREYRERSRDRDRERDRERDRERERDRDRDRERYYSEAYPRERSRSRERDRERERDREYRERSREESTTRQSARPRVKEEPPETPPVSSSKASRGSQIPTVLHSSSTLYSNRSYSSTNKEEYKLLKKRKKE from the exons ATGGCGGACGGTGACATTGATTTGTACGCCGACGATCTCGAGCAAGATTTCGCGCAG GATGAGTTTGCTGGCGACGGCGTTGATTTGTACGATGACGTGATAGCAGCTCCTGCAGGCGGAAATGGTGGTGTCTCTACAGGTAACAGTGGAGACGGCGGAGGAGATACTACATCGCCGAACGAAGAAACAAATGGCAGTGCTCCGTATCACCAACTTGGGAATAACATTCAGCCAAATCAAATTGGAAGACGTCATCAATTATATGTTGGAAACTTAACTTGG TGGACAAGTGATCAAGACATCACAGATGCAGTACAAAGTATTGGCGTGTCTGATTTCGTGGAAGTGAAATTCTTCGAGAATCGGGCGAACGGACAATCCAAAGGATTCTGCGTGATATCTCTGGGTTCGGAACAAAGCATGAGGATATGCATGGAAAGACTGCCCAAGAAAGAGTTGCACGGACAGAACCCAGTAGTAACGTTACCTACCAAACAAGCGCTGAACCAA TTCGAGTCTCAATGCAAAACACGTCCAGCTCCGGCACCTCAGCAAAGTCAAAGTCAGCGATCGCATAATCCACATCAGCATCAGCCACCGATGCCACCTCATCAACAGCATCCACAGCATCCTCAACACCCTCATCATTCGCAACAAAATCACGGCCCCAGGATGATGATGGGTCCTCCGCAAGGTGTGAGACCGCAAAGAATGCCACCTCCAGGTATGGGTCCTCCAGGTCCTGGTGGACCTGGTCAACAAGGTCCACCGCGCATACATGGTCCACCAATGGGTCCTGGACCTGGACCGCATCATCCCCTGCCTGGTCATCCTAATCAAGGTCCACCGCCTCCTGGATATCAACAAGGACCATGGAATGGTCCTAGACCCAACGGTCCACCTGGACCACCTAGAGGTCCGAGTGGTGGTCCGCCACAGCAAGGACCTCCTGGACCAGGTCCTGGCCAACATAGACCACCAGGAATG AGTTGCACTAGAGACCTTTCAGAAGCCAGTTACCATATGCCACAG CAATTTCACGGTGGTCCACCTGGTCCACCTGGTCAAGGACCTCCACGTGGCCCACCTGGACATCCTGGTGGACCTCCAGGTGATCCGAGAGGTGCCCAGCCACGCCCCGAATGGAATCGACCACCAG GGATGCATCACGGGCCTCAGGGACCACCAGGTTTCCCTCAACATCAACATATGCAAGGCCCGCAACCTGGTCAAGGCCCACCACAGAGAGGACCTCCTCCAGGTTCGATGGGTG GAATGTTGCCAGGTCCAGGAGGACCACCGCCGGGACACGGAGGACCGCCTCAAGGTCCTCCACAAGGACCTCCGGCGCCGCACGTTAATCCTGCGTTCTTCCCGCAAGGACCACCTCATCAGCATCCAGGACAGCATCCTCCAGGCCCTCCTGGTCCACCTCACGGACCTCCGCATGGTCCACCGCATGGCCCACCTCATGGTCCCCCTCATGGACCTCCTCACGGTCAGCCTCATGGTCCACCTCACGTACCACCTCACGGTTACGGGCCACCTGCGACACAA CCACCTTACGGTGCGCCAGGACCCGATCATCGTCCTGAAGGACCACCACCGCTTACGGAACAAGAGTTCGAGGAAATAATGACCAGAAACAGAACAGTATCCTCGTCTGCGATTGGTCGAGCAGTGTCAGACGCCGCTGCGGGAGAATATGCGAGCGCCATCGAGACTCTGGTCACTGCTATCTCATTGATAAAACAGTCCAAGGTCGCTGCCGATGACAGATGCAAGATTCTGATCAGCTCTCTGCAAGATACACTACGCGGCGTTGAAACCAAGAGCTACGGGTCTGCGCGAAGAG AACGGTCTCGTTCTCGCGATAGAGAGCGCAGTCACAGAAGGAGACGCGAGAGATCGAGAAGCCGTGACAGGGAATACAGAGAGAGAAGCAGAGATAGGGACAGGGAACGGGACAGAGAGCGTGATCGCGAGAGGGAAAGGGATCGTGATCGTGACAGGGAACGTTATTACAGCGAAGCATATCCACGGGAACGATCACGAAGCAGGGAGAGGGATCGTGAACGCGAAAGAGATCGCGAGTATAGAGAGCGAAGCAGAGAAGAAAG
- the Cpsf6 gene encoding cleavage and polyadenylation specificity factor subunit 6 isoform X12, translating into MADGDIDLYADDLEQDFAQDEFAGDGVDLYDDVIAAPAGGNGGVSTGNSGDGGGDTTSPNEETNGSAPYHQLGNNIQPNQIGRRHQLYVGNLTWWTSDQDITDAVQSIGVSDFVEVKFFENRANGQSKGFCVISLGSEQSMRICMERLPKKELHGQNPVVTLPTKQALNQFESQCKTRPAPAPQQSQSQRSHNPHQHQPPMPPHQQHPQHPQHPHHSQQNHGPRMMMGPPQGVRPQRMPPPGMGPPGPGGPGQQGPPRIHGPPMGPGPGPHHPLPGHPNQGPPPPGYQQGPWNGPRPNGPPGPPRGPSGGPPQQGPPGPGPGQHRPPGMSCTRDLSEASYHMPQQFHGGPPGPPGQGPPRGPPGHPGGPPGDPRGAQPRPEWNRPPGMHHGPQGPPGFPQHQHMQGPQPGQGPPQRGPPPGSMGGMLPGPGGPPPGHGGPPQGPPQGPPAPHVNPAFFPQGPPHQHPGQHPPGPPGPPHGPPHGPPHGPPHGPPHGPPHGQPHGPPHVPPHGYGPPATQPPYGAPGPDHRPEGPPPLTEQEFEEIMTRNRTVSSSAIGRAVSDAAAGEYASAIETLVTAISLIKQSKVAADDRCKILISSLQDTLRGVETKSYGSARRERSRSRDRERSHRRRRERSRSRDREYRERSRDRDRERDRERDRERERDRDRDRERYYSEAYPRERSRSRERDRERERDREYRERSREERDYEKGRGSQRAERPVPFNKYQETDEEHSQSTVQDS; encoded by the exons ATGGCGGACGGTGACATTGATTTGTACGCCGACGATCTCGAGCAAGATTTCGCGCAG GATGAGTTTGCTGGCGACGGCGTTGATTTGTACGATGACGTGATAGCAGCTCCTGCAGGCGGAAATGGTGGTGTCTCTACAGGTAACAGTGGAGACGGCGGAGGAGATACTACATCGCCGAACGAAGAAACAAATGGCAGTGCTCCGTATCACCAACTTGGGAATAACATTCAGCCAAATCAAATTGGAAGACGTCATCAATTATATGTTGGAAACTTAACTTGG TGGACAAGTGATCAAGACATCACAGATGCAGTACAAAGTATTGGCGTGTCTGATTTCGTGGAAGTGAAATTCTTCGAGAATCGGGCGAACGGACAATCCAAAGGATTCTGCGTGATATCTCTGGGTTCGGAACAAAGCATGAGGATATGCATGGAAAGACTGCCCAAGAAAGAGTTGCACGGACAGAACCCAGTAGTAACGTTACCTACCAAACAAGCGCTGAACCAA TTCGAGTCTCAATGCAAAACACGTCCAGCTCCGGCACCTCAGCAAAGTCAAAGTCAGCGATCGCATAATCCACATCAGCATCAGCCACCGATGCCACCTCATCAACAGCATCCACAGCATCCTCAACACCCTCATCATTCGCAACAAAATCACGGCCCCAGGATGATGATGGGTCCTCCGCAAGGTGTGAGACCGCAAAGAATGCCACCTCCAGGTATGGGTCCTCCAGGTCCTGGTGGACCTGGTCAACAAGGTCCACCGCGCATACATGGTCCACCAATGGGTCCTGGACCTGGACCGCATCATCCCCTGCCTGGTCATCCTAATCAAGGTCCACCGCCTCCTGGATATCAACAAGGACCATGGAATGGTCCTAGACCCAACGGTCCACCTGGACCACCTAGAGGTCCGAGTGGTGGTCCGCCACAGCAAGGACCTCCTGGACCAGGTCCTGGCCAACATAGACCACCAGGAATG AGTTGCACTAGAGACCTTTCAGAAGCCAGTTACCATATGCCACAG CAATTTCACGGTGGTCCACCTGGTCCACCTGGTCAAGGACCTCCACGTGGCCCACCTGGACATCCTGGTGGACCTCCAGGTGATCCGAGAGGTGCCCAGCCACGCCCCGAATGGAATCGACCACCAG GGATGCATCACGGGCCTCAGGGACCACCAGGTTTCCCTCAACATCAACATATGCAAGGCCCGCAACCTGGTCAAGGCCCACCACAGAGAGGACCTCCTCCAGGTTCGATGGGTG GAATGTTGCCAGGTCCAGGAGGACCACCGCCGGGACACGGAGGACCGCCTCAAGGTCCTCCACAAGGACCTCCGGCGCCGCACGTTAATCCTGCGTTCTTCCCGCAAGGACCACCTCATCAGCATCCAGGACAGCATCCTCCAGGCCCTCCTGGTCCACCTCACGGACCTCCGCATGGTCCACCGCATGGCCCACCTCATGGTCCCCCTCATGGACCTCCTCACGGTCAGCCTCATGGTCCACCTCACGTACCACCTCACGGTTACGGGCCACCTGCGACACAA CCACCTTACGGTGCGCCAGGACCCGATCATCGTCCTGAAGGACCACCACCGCTTACGGAACAAGAGTTCGAGGAAATAATGACCAGAAACAGAACAGTATCCTCGTCTGCGATTGGTCGAGCAGTGTCAGACGCCGCTGCGGGAGAATATGCGAGCGCCATCGAGACTCTGGTCACTGCTATCTCATTGATAAAACAGTCCAAGGTCGCTGCCGATGACAGATGCAAGATTCTGATCAGCTCTCTGCAAGATACACTACGCGGCGTTGAAACCAAGAGCTACGGGTCTGCGCGAAGAG AACGGTCTCGTTCTCGCGATAGAGAGCGCAGTCACAGAAGGAGACGCGAGAGATCGAGAAGCCGTGACAGGGAATACAGAGAGAGAAGCAGAGATAGGGACAGGGAACGGGACAGAGAGCGTGATCGCGAGAGGGAAAGGGATCGTGATCGTGACAGGGAACGTTATTACAGCGAAGCATATCCACGGGAACGATCACGAAGCAGGGAGAGGGATCGTGAACGCGAAAGAGATCGCGAGTATAGAGAGCGAAGCAGAGAAGAAAG
- the Cpsf6 gene encoding cleavage and polyadenylation specificity factor subunit 6 isoform X9, protein MADGDIDLYADDLEQDFAQDEFAGDGVDLYDDVIAAPAGGNGGVSTGNSGDGGGDTTSPNEETNGSAPYHQLGNNIQPNQIGRRHQLYVGNLTWWTSDQDITDAVQSIGVSDFVEVKFFENRANGQSKGFCVISLGSEQSMRICMERLPKKELHGQNPVVTLPTKQALNQFESQCKTRPAPAPQQSQSQRSHNPHQHQPPMPPHQQHPQHPQHPHHSQQNHGPRMMMGPPQGVRPQRMPPPGMGPPGPGGPGQQGPPRIHGPPMGPGPGPHHPLPGHPNQGPPPPGYQQGPWNGPRPNGPPGPPRGPSGGPPQQGPPGPGPGQHRPPGMSCTRDLSEASYHMPQQFHGGPPGPPGQGPPRGPPGHPGGPPGDPRGAQPRPEWNRPPGMHHGPQGPPGFPQHQHMQGPQPGQGPPQRGPPPGSMGGMLPGPGGPPPGHGGPPQGPPQGPPAPHVNPAFFPQGPPHQHPGQHPPGPPGPPHGPPHGPPHGPPHGPPHGPPHGQPHGPPHVPPHGYGPPATQPPYGAPGPDHRPEGPPPLTEQEFEEIMTRNRTVSSSAIGRAVSDAAAGEYASAIETLVTAISLIKQSKVAADDRCKILISSLQDTLRGVETKSYGSARRERSRSRDRERSHRRRRERSRSRDREYRERSRDRDRERDRERDRERERDRDRDRERYYSEAYPRERSRSRERDRERERDREYRERSREESTTRQSARPRVKEEPPETPPVSSSKASRDYEKGRGSQRAERPVPFNKYQETDEEHSQSTVQDS, encoded by the exons ATGGCGGACGGTGACATTGATTTGTACGCCGACGATCTCGAGCAAGATTTCGCGCAG GATGAGTTTGCTGGCGACGGCGTTGATTTGTACGATGACGTGATAGCAGCTCCTGCAGGCGGAAATGGTGGTGTCTCTACAGGTAACAGTGGAGACGGCGGAGGAGATACTACATCGCCGAACGAAGAAACAAATGGCAGTGCTCCGTATCACCAACTTGGGAATAACATTCAGCCAAATCAAATTGGAAGACGTCATCAATTATATGTTGGAAACTTAACTTGG TGGACAAGTGATCAAGACATCACAGATGCAGTACAAAGTATTGGCGTGTCTGATTTCGTGGAAGTGAAATTCTTCGAGAATCGGGCGAACGGACAATCCAAAGGATTCTGCGTGATATCTCTGGGTTCGGAACAAAGCATGAGGATATGCATGGAAAGACTGCCCAAGAAAGAGTTGCACGGACAGAACCCAGTAGTAACGTTACCTACCAAACAAGCGCTGAACCAA TTCGAGTCTCAATGCAAAACACGTCCAGCTCCGGCACCTCAGCAAAGTCAAAGTCAGCGATCGCATAATCCACATCAGCATCAGCCACCGATGCCACCTCATCAACAGCATCCACAGCATCCTCAACACCCTCATCATTCGCAACAAAATCACGGCCCCAGGATGATGATGGGTCCTCCGCAAGGTGTGAGACCGCAAAGAATGCCACCTCCAGGTATGGGTCCTCCAGGTCCTGGTGGACCTGGTCAACAAGGTCCACCGCGCATACATGGTCCACCAATGGGTCCTGGACCTGGACCGCATCATCCCCTGCCTGGTCATCCTAATCAAGGTCCACCGCCTCCTGGATATCAACAAGGACCATGGAATGGTCCTAGACCCAACGGTCCACCTGGACCACCTAGAGGTCCGAGTGGTGGTCCGCCACAGCAAGGACCTCCTGGACCAGGTCCTGGCCAACATAGACCACCAGGAATG AGTTGCACTAGAGACCTTTCAGAAGCCAGTTACCATATGCCACAG CAATTTCACGGTGGTCCACCTGGTCCACCTGGTCAAGGACCTCCACGTGGCCCACCTGGACATCCTGGTGGACCTCCAGGTGATCCGAGAGGTGCCCAGCCACGCCCCGAATGGAATCGACCACCAG GGATGCATCACGGGCCTCAGGGACCACCAGGTTTCCCTCAACATCAACATATGCAAGGCCCGCAACCTGGTCAAGGCCCACCACAGAGAGGACCTCCTCCAGGTTCGATGGGTG GAATGTTGCCAGGTCCAGGAGGACCACCGCCGGGACACGGAGGACCGCCTCAAGGTCCTCCACAAGGACCTCCGGCGCCGCACGTTAATCCTGCGTTCTTCCCGCAAGGACCACCTCATCAGCATCCAGGACAGCATCCTCCAGGCCCTCCTGGTCCACCTCACGGACCTCCGCATGGTCCACCGCATGGCCCACCTCATGGTCCCCCTCATGGACCTCCTCACGGTCAGCCTCATGGTCCACCTCACGTACCACCTCACGGTTACGGGCCACCTGCGACACAA CCACCTTACGGTGCGCCAGGACCCGATCATCGTCCTGAAGGACCACCACCGCTTACGGAACAAGAGTTCGAGGAAATAATGACCAGAAACAGAACAGTATCCTCGTCTGCGATTGGTCGAGCAGTGTCAGACGCCGCTGCGGGAGAATATGCGAGCGCCATCGAGACTCTGGTCACTGCTATCTCATTGATAAAACAGTCCAAGGTCGCTGCCGATGACAGATGCAAGATTCTGATCAGCTCTCTGCAAGATACACTACGCGGCGTTGAAACCAAGAGCTACGGGTCTGCGCGAAGAG AACGGTCTCGTTCTCGCGATAGAGAGCGCAGTCACAGAAGGAGACGCGAGAGATCGAGAAGCCGTGACAGGGAATACAGAGAGAGAAGCAGAGATAGGGACAGGGAACGGGACAGAGAGCGTGATCGCGAGAGGGAAAGGGATCGTGATCGTGACAGGGAACGTTATTACAGCGAAGCATATCCACGGGAACGATCACGAAGCAGGGAGAGGGATCGTGAACGCGAAAGAGATCGCGAGTATAGAGAGCGAAGCAGAGAAGAAAG
- the Nap1 gene encoding nucleosome assembly protein 1 isoform X1: MTTDTKRAGDNSDMESVDDEDDNKTTEISTDLLAALRGRICVPGIEQMQALPAPVKRRIKALKKLQVLTTNIEAKFYEEVHALECSYHKLCVPLYDMRKKIISGAHEPTDEQCEWESDGDEEDGLSNALKAKATIEGAEDKEDKEQKKEEESEKEDVKGIPEFWLTIFKNIEPLAVMVKEHDEPILKHLYDIKVKFFESNPMGFTLEFYFEPNEYFTNTALTKEYIMKCTPDANDPFSFEGPEIYKCKGCAINWKKGKNVTVKTIKKNQKHKSRGSTRTVTQTVQNDSFFNFFSPPVVPDDPEAELDDETQGLLSSHFEIGHYIRERIVPRAVLYYTGEALEDEDEDYDEEEEDDVDDADEENEDDEEFTGVIPGGKPGNALSECKTQ, from the exons ATGACAACCGATACAAAACGCGCTGGCGATAACAGTGATATGGAATCTGTCGATGACGAAGATGATAACAAGACCACAGAGATCTCCACAGACTTGTTAGCAGCTCTGCGAGGTCGTATCTGTGTGCCAGGGATAGAG caAATGCAGGCCCTTCCAGCACCGGTGAAACGCAGAATCAAAGCACTGAAAAAGTTGCAAGTCCTTACGACAAATATCGAAGCAAAATTCTACGAGGAGGTGCACGCTTTAGAATGCTCTTACCACAAACTGTGTGTTCCTCTCTACGACATGAGGAAAAAGATAATATCGGGTGCTCACGAGCCAACGGATGAACAGTGCGAATGGGAAAGCGACGGAGACGAAGAAGATGGATTATCCAATGCACTGAAAGCAAAAGCAACTATCGAAGGAGCAGAAGATAAAGAAGATAAAGAGcaaaagaaagaggaaga AAGCGAAAAGGAGGACGTTAAAGGCATCCCAGAGTTTTGGTTgacaatatttaagaacattgaACCGTTAGCTGTTATGGTTAAAGAACACGATGAACCGATATTAAAACATTTGTATGATATTAAAGTTAAATTCTTTGAGTCTAATCCAATG GGCTTTACTCTTGAGTTCTATTTTGAGCCGAAcgaatatttcaccaacactgCTCTAACTAAAGAATACATTATGAAATGCACTCCGGATGCGAATGATCCGTTCAGCTTCGAAGGTCCCGAGATCTACAAGTGTAAG GGATGCGCAATTAACTGGAAAAAGGGGAAGAATGTAACAGTAAAAACGATTAAGAAAAATCAGAAACATAAATCCCGAGGGTCCACGCGAACTGTAACGCAAACTGTTCAGAATGATTCGTTCTTCAACTTTTTCAGTCCACCAGTTG TGCCAGATGATCCAGAAGCAGAGTTAGATGACGAGACACAAGGTTTATTGTCAAGCCATTTTGAGATTGGTCATTACATTAGAGAACGCATAGTTCCTAGAGCCGTATTATACTACACAG GAGAAGCCTTGGAGGATGAAGATGAAGATTACGAtgaagaggaggaggatgaTGTGGATGATGCCGACGAGGAGAACGAAGATGACGAGGAGTTCACGGGAGTAATTCCAGGTGGGAAACCAGGAAATGCTCTTTCCGAGTGTAAAACACAGTAG
- the Nap1 gene encoding nucleosome assembly protein 1 isoform X2: protein MQALPAPVKRRIKALKKLQVLTTNIEAKFYEEVHALECSYHKLCVPLYDMRKKIISGAHEPTDEQCEWESDGDEEDGLSNALKAKATIEGAEDKEDKEQKKEEESEKEDVKGIPEFWLTIFKNIEPLAVMVKEHDEPILKHLYDIKVKFFESNPMGFTLEFYFEPNEYFTNTALTKEYIMKCTPDANDPFSFEGPEIYKCKGCAINWKKGKNVTVKTIKKNQKHKSRGSTRTVTQTVQNDSFFNFFSPPVVPDDPEAELDDETQGLLSSHFEIGHYIRERIVPRAVLYYTGEALEDEDEDYDEEEEDDVDDADEENEDDEEFTGVIPGGKPGNALSECKTQ from the exons ATGCAGGCCCTTCCAGCACCGGTGAAACGCAGAATCAAAGCACTGAAAAAGTTGCAAGTCCTTACGACAAATATCGAAGCAAAATTCTACGAGGAGGTGCACGCTTTAGAATGCTCTTACCACAAACTGTGTGTTCCTCTCTACGACATGAGGAAAAAGATAATATCGGGTGCTCACGAGCCAACGGATGAACAGTGCGAATGGGAAAGCGACGGAGACGAAGAAGATGGATTATCCAATGCACTGAAAGCAAAAGCAACTATCGAAGGAGCAGAAGATAAAGAAGATAAAGAGcaaaagaaagaggaaga AAGCGAAAAGGAGGACGTTAAAGGCATCCCAGAGTTTTGGTTgacaatatttaagaacattgaACCGTTAGCTGTTATGGTTAAAGAACACGATGAACCGATATTAAAACATTTGTATGATATTAAAGTTAAATTCTTTGAGTCTAATCCAATG GGCTTTACTCTTGAGTTCTATTTTGAGCCGAAcgaatatttcaccaacactgCTCTAACTAAAGAATACATTATGAAATGCACTCCGGATGCGAATGATCCGTTCAGCTTCGAAGGTCCCGAGATCTACAAGTGTAAG GGATGCGCAATTAACTGGAAAAAGGGGAAGAATGTAACAGTAAAAACGATTAAGAAAAATCAGAAACATAAATCCCGAGGGTCCACGCGAACTGTAACGCAAACTGTTCAGAATGATTCGTTCTTCAACTTTTTCAGTCCACCAGTTG TGCCAGATGATCCAGAAGCAGAGTTAGATGACGAGACACAAGGTTTATTGTCAAGCCATTTTGAGATTGGTCATTACATTAGAGAACGCATAGTTCCTAGAGCCGTATTATACTACACAG GAGAAGCCTTGGAGGATGAAGATGAAGATTACGAtgaagaggaggaggatgaTGTGGATGATGCCGACGAGGAGAACGAAGATGACGAGGAGTTCACGGGAGTAATTCCAGGTGGGAAACCAGGAAATGCTCTTTCCGAGTGTAAAACACAGTAG